A DNA window from Chitinibacter fontanus contains the following coding sequences:
- the ubiA gene encoding 4-hydroxybenzoate octaprenyltransferase: MTLQHRLSAYYRLARMDKPIGTLLLLWPTLWGLWIAGKGLPDWQLVVIFCLGTFLMRSAGCVINDWADRDFDGHVERTKARPLAAGEVSSREALYLAAALALLALIIALPLNTLALTLTIPAVFLAGSYPFTKRFLAIPQAYLGIAFSFGIPMAFAAQNGAIPSMAWWLMLANLLWTIAYDTEYAIVDKPDDLKIGIKTSAITFGQYDVLAVMLCHLAFLLIMYWLGQSIGMGYFYSTGLGLAAVLIALQYPQIRHRERQRCFQAFLSNNRVGAVIFLAILLDYTVR; encoded by the coding sequence ATGACACTTCAACATCGCCTTTCTGCCTATTACCGACTGGCCCGCATGGATAAACCGATTGGCACCTTGCTACTGCTGTGGCCCACCCTGTGGGGCTTATGGATTGCAGGCAAGGGGCTGCCTGATTGGCAACTGGTAGTTATTTTTTGCCTGGGCACTTTTTTGATGCGCTCTGCGGGCTGTGTGATTAATGATTGGGCTGATCGCGATTTTGATGGGCACGTTGAACGCACCAAAGCACGTCCGCTCGCAGCAGGCGAAGTCTCCTCACGCGAAGCGCTATACTTAGCGGCGGCACTTGCATTGCTAGCGCTGATCATTGCTTTGCCACTCAATACACTGGCCTTAACTTTAACGATTCCTGCCGTGTTTTTAGCGGGTTCCTATCCATTTACCAAACGTTTTTTGGCCATCCCACAGGCTTATCTAGGCATTGCCTTCAGCTTTGGCATTCCGATGGCATTTGCCGCGCAAAATGGAGCAATTCCATCAATGGCTTGGTGGCTTATGTTAGCCAATTTGCTCTGGACGATTGCCTACGATACGGAGTACGCCATCGTGGACAAGCCAGACGACCTCAAAATCGGCATCAAAACATCTGCCATTACTTTTGGCCAATATGATGTGCTAGCCGTAATGCTGTGCCATCTAGCATTTCTACTCATTATGTATTGGCTCGGGCAATCCATTGGCATGGGGTATTTCTACTCAACTGGCCTTGGTCTGGCGGCAGTTCTGATTGCGCTGCAATATCCCCAGATACGCCATCGCGAGCGGCAACGCTGTTTTCAGGCCTTTTTGAGTAACAACCGAGTAGGAGCAGTGATTTTTTTGGCAATCTTGCTCGACTATACAGTGCGTTAA
- a CDS encoding ATP-binding SpoIIE family protein phosphatase, with product MKILVVDDTEAILLLISRFVEALGHSALVARNGQEAVELWRAEQPDLVLMDVMMPIMSGPEAAVQIKAEAGGTWVPIVFVTGVGEENALADAIERGADDYINKPVNFRVLEAKLKAFGRTLDLNRKVREQSQTLADYYERAEEEKRVVRHLMDQMVNSERLADPQFDYLLSPAESLSGDLIAAARTPGQALHILLADGIGHGLTAALNVLPLTQPFYSMTEKGYSITDILFEMNAKVRQVLPIGRFVCVSLISIDEVSGTIEIWNAGMPPIQILDANKQVLRVCSSSNLPLGIVPSHSLDLVPERIYYKEPGYIIAYSDGLVEARNPSQTEYGLASLLGVLAQTHAESMIQAVQEHLNDFLAGGQHHDDVSLVVARFGLDERELQAKLDIEAVKPKVDPSTIDFNLATECNWRYSLILSADELRYVNTIPFMMSFVKEIKSLSHVQSDIFLILTELFVNAVDHGLLMLDSKIKTAPDGMEVYLAQRAERLAHLQEGRIEIDLMGLQYKDAEILKIRVKDSGAGFDWRAIYNAHDAAAIPSSTFGRGVSLVRALSLKVQFIGLGNEVEVYYLPTQT from the coding sequence ATGAAGATCTTGGTCGTTGACGATACCGAGGCGATACTTTTATTAATCTCTCGATTTGTTGAGGCTTTAGGTCACAGTGCATTGGTTGCCCGCAACGGGCAAGAAGCGGTTGAGCTTTGGCGTGCAGAGCAGCCTGATTTGGTCTTAATGGACGTGATGATGCCCATTATGTCTGGGCCAGAGGCGGCGGTTCAGATTAAAGCCGAAGCGGGGGGCACTTGGGTTCCTATTGTATTTGTCACGGGTGTTGGCGAAGAAAATGCCTTAGCTGATGCTATTGAGCGTGGTGCTGATGACTACATCAATAAGCCCGTTAACTTCCGTGTTCTAGAAGCAAAACTCAAAGCTTTTGGCCGTACCCTCGATTTGAATCGGAAGGTGCGAGAGCAATCACAAACCCTTGCTGATTATTACGAACGGGCAGAAGAAGAAAAACGAGTCGTTCGCCATCTGATGGATCAGATGGTCAATTCGGAGCGGCTTGCGGATCCCCAGTTTGACTATTTGCTATCACCTGCCGAAAGCTTATCCGGTGACCTGATTGCTGCTGCCCGTACGCCTGGGCAGGCATTGCATATTTTGCTGGCAGACGGAATTGGGCATGGACTAACTGCAGCCTTAAATGTCTTGCCACTGACCCAGCCTTTTTACAGCATGACTGAGAAAGGCTATTCAATTACCGATATCTTGTTTGAAATGAATGCCAAAGTGCGCCAAGTATTGCCGATTGGGCGATTTGTGTGTGTTTCGTTGATTTCAATTGATGAAGTAAGTGGCACTATCGAAATTTGGAATGCAGGCATGCCGCCAATTCAAATTCTCGATGCTAATAAGCAAGTGCTGAGGGTTTGTAGTTCCAGTAATTTGCCTCTAGGAATCGTGCCATCACATTCGCTCGACTTGGTACCAGAGCGAATCTACTACAAAGAGCCGGGTTACATTATTGCGTACTCGGATGGTCTGGTCGAAGCTCGTAACCCGTCTCAAACAGAATATGGCCTAGCATCGCTACTTGGTGTTTTAGCGCAGACGCACGCTGAATCTATGATTCAAGCGGTACAAGAGCATTTGAATGATTTTCTCGCGGGTGGGCAGCATCACGATGATGTCTCACTGGTCGTTGCGCGTTTTGGTTTGGATGAGCGTGAATTGCAGGCCAAACTGGATATCGAGGCCGTCAAGCCAAAGGTTGACCCCAGTACCATTGATTTTAATCTTGCAACCGAATGCAATTGGCGCTACAGCCTGATCTTGAGTGCGGATGAGTTACGTTATGTCAACACCATCCCATTTATGATGTCGTTTGTTAAAGAAATTAAATCGCTTAGCCATGTGCAATCCGATATTTTCCTGATCCTTACCGAGTTGTTCGTAAATGCAGTTGATCACGGCTTGTTGATGCTCGATTCGAAAATTAAAACCGCACCCGATGGGATGGAAGTCTACCTAGCTCAGCGTGCTGAGCGTTTGGCGCATTTGCAGGAAGGCCGAATCGAGATTGATTTGATGGGTTTGCAGTATAAAGATGCTGAAATTTTGAAGATTCGTGTTAAAGATAGTGGTGCCGGATTTGACTGGCGGGCGATCTATAACGCCCATGATGCAGCAGCCATTCCATCATCAACCTTTGGTCGTGGCGTATCGCTGGTGCGGGCGCTGTCTCTCAAGGTTCAATTTATCGGCTTGGGCAACGAGGTTGAAGTTTACTATTTGCCCACGCAAACGTGA
- a CDS encoding STAS domain-containing protein, giving the protein MTPTVQIEGSVGRVILSGQFDFSAHREFRQVCESIIANPDIKEVLVDFQNVNYLDSSALGMLLLLKEKIAAASKTLALVNCRDTVKQVLEIACFGKIFTIR; this is encoded by the coding sequence ATGACTCCTACGGTACAAATTGAAGGCAGTGTAGGCCGAGTAATCTTGTCGGGTCAGTTTGATTTCAGCGCTCATCGTGAGTTTCGCCAAGTTTGTGAGTCAATTATTGCCAATCCAGATATCAAAGAAGTTCTGGTGGATTTTCAGAATGTAAACTATCTGGATAGTTCAGCATTGGGTATGCTTTTATTGCTCAAAGAGAAAATTGCCGCAGCGAGCAAGACGCTTGCTCTGGTGAATTGCCGCGATACGGTAAAGCAGGTCTTGGAGATCGCTTGTTTTGGCAAGATCTTTACGATCCGCTAA
- a CDS encoding sensor histidine kinase, with the protein MTSQDQQINSKDLEEAFALFTEASHQLSNAYAGLQQDVTSLTEQLAVANGNLKKQFEEKAVLSRRLTLLLDRLPAGVLEVDDRGMVIRCNERALGLLGESLVAKNWDDFCTVHFQETSESGLLLFESVDLKRYITVEQVQVVEEAVTVVLLHDVSASVEMRQTLQRNSRLVAMGEMAAGLAHQLRTPLAAGLLYVGHLQREQLQEADRIKFAVKASERLQRLEALVQNMLLFVRGQPQEVSPISLQEVVQDAFIEVKSVFEQQGILLQLELPNDSAVVMANFKELSGAFSNLIENACQASVAGQLVSCRVELSERQVTVLVSDRGVGISASALERLFEPFFTTKKGGTGLGLAIVRNLISSYGGEITVTSTPNLGSEFKICLPRVLETTNVLRQS; encoded by the coding sequence GTGACAAGTCAAGATCAGCAAATCAATTCGAAAGACTTGGAAGAGGCGTTTGCGCTTTTTACTGAAGCTTCTCATCAATTATCAAATGCTTATGCAGGTCTGCAGCAAGATGTTACATCCCTCACGGAACAGCTTGCAGTTGCAAATGGCAATCTAAAAAAACAGTTTGAAGAGAAGGCAGTGTTGTCACGGCGTCTCACTTTGTTGCTCGATAGATTACCTGCCGGGGTGTTGGAGGTTGATGATCGAGGTATGGTGATTCGCTGTAATGAGCGCGCTCTTGGCCTTTTAGGTGAGTCCTTGGTAGCTAAAAATTGGGATGATTTTTGTACTGTCCATTTTCAGGAAACCTCTGAGAGCGGATTGCTGCTATTCGAATCTGTCGATTTGAAGCGCTATATTACTGTTGAACAAGTGCAGGTAGTCGAGGAGGCTGTGACCGTGGTATTGCTGCATGATGTGAGTGCATCTGTCGAAATGCGGCAAACTTTGCAGCGCAATAGTCGTTTGGTGGCGATGGGCGAGATGGCTGCGGGACTAGCTCATCAGCTTCGTACACCATTGGCAGCTGGGTTGTTGTATGTGGGGCACTTACAGCGTGAACAGCTTCAAGAGGCCGATCGTATCAAGTTCGCAGTAAAAGCCAGTGAACGTTTACAGCGATTGGAGGCACTGGTCCAAAATATGCTGTTGTTTGTTCGTGGTCAGCCCCAAGAAGTAAGCCCTATTTCATTGCAAGAGGTAGTTCAGGATGCATTTATTGAAGTAAAGTCGGTTTTTGAGCAGCAAGGGATTTTGCTGCAATTAGAATTGCCAAACGATTCTGCCGTTGTGATGGCAAACTTCAAGGAGCTGAGTGGCGCATTCAGCAACTTAATTGAAAATGCTTGTCAAGCTTCTGTCGCAGGCCAGCTCGTGAGCTGCCGTGTTGAGTTGAGTGAGCGGCAAGTAACGGTATTGGTGAGTGACCGAGGTGTTGGAATTTCTGCTTCTGCACTTGAAAGGTTGTTTGAACCTTTTTTTACAACCAAAAAGGGCGGTACTGGCTTGGGTTTGGCAATTGTAAGGAATTTGATTTCCAGCTATGGTGGGGAAATAACTGTTACTTCAACTCCAAATTTGGGTAGTGAATTCAAGATTTGCTTGCCTCGAGTGCTCGAGACAACTAATGTGTTAAGACAAAGCTGA
- a CDS encoding chemotaxis protein codes for MSELLKNIDARTKLAGTNKLEILLFTLGLDQRSGRRETFGINVFKVREVMRTPEITQAPDMPSSVEGMVSLRGSLVPVIDLARYAGIQTESRPEIMIVSEYNGHTQGFLVEAVDTILRLDWSVMRVPPDMLTMQMGGLVTAVTELENGKLVMMLDVEKVLAETTQHSNRVDTTTVIQNQKVVNKTVFFADDSLVARSQIEQTLDAMDIRHMHAINGKRAWDELLRIAQAAEIQGVMVKDMIQLVLTDVEMPEMDGYMLTKQIKSDPRFAGIPVLMHSSLSGLSNQKLGQSVGVDGYVAKFEPHKLSQSIANFLLRNEPAN; via the coding sequence GTGTCAGAACTTCTAAAAAACATTGATGCACGGACCAAACTAGCCGGCACAAACAAGCTAGAGATTCTGTTATTTACATTGGGCTTGGACCAGCGCTCAGGGCGCCGTGAGACATTTGGCATCAATGTATTCAAAGTTCGCGAAGTAATGCGCACACCAGAAATTACTCAAGCACCAGATATGCCATCCTCTGTGGAAGGCATGGTTAGCTTACGTGGTTCATTGGTTCCTGTTATTGATCTTGCCAGATATGCTGGAATTCAAACTGAGAGCCGGCCAGAGATCATGATTGTGTCTGAATACAACGGACACACACAGGGCTTCTTGGTTGAAGCTGTTGATACAATTTTGCGGCTTGATTGGTCGGTTATGCGGGTACCACCGGACATGCTAACCATGCAAATGGGTGGGCTAGTTACTGCGGTGACAGAGCTTGAAAATGGCAAACTGGTCATGATGCTTGATGTCGAAAAAGTACTCGCGGAAACGACCCAGCACAGCAATCGAGTTGATACCACCACGGTCATTCAAAATCAGAAAGTCGTCAATAAAACAGTGTTTTTTGCCGATGACTCTTTAGTCGCTCGCAGCCAGATCGAACAGACCCTTGACGCCATGGATATTCGCCACATGCATGCCATTAATGGCAAAAGAGCATGGGACGAATTATTAAGAATCGCTCAGGCTGCTGAAATTCAAGGTGTCATGGTTAAGGACATGATTCAACTCGTATTAACTGATGTAGAAATGCCTGAAATGGATGGCTATATGCTGACCAAACAGATCAAAAGTGATCCACGGTTTGCTGGCATTCCAGTATTAATGCATTCGTCACTCTCCGGTTTATCAAATCAAAAATTGGGGCAATCCGTTGGTGTTGACGGGTATGTAGCAAAATTTGAGCCACACAAATTGTCACAAAGCATCGCGAATTTCTTGCTACGCAATGAGCCTGCCAACTAA
- a CDS encoding chemotaxis protein, which produces MSKPEQTNLLDTVDARTKLAGSNKMEILLFTLGTREIFGINVFKVREVSQTPKITKTPNMPHGVEGVLSLRGNIIPVIALSRFVSTQEVPTGDTTGTMIVTEFSKHTQAFLVHDVDRIIRVDWDKVRAPETMLAGNQALITAITELPDGKLVSILDVEQILATVIGEPVVPDLPKPQINPDTFMFFVDDSLVARKEIVSVLDKVGVKYHQANNGKEAWDKLQNLANRAVHDGEYLKDKLKLILVDAEMPEMDGYVLTKHIKSDHRFQGIPVVMHSSLSSNANRAMGASVGVDAYVAKFDPFILADTLAPLLAS; this is translated from the coding sequence ATGAGCAAGCCTGAACAGACAAATTTGCTTGATACCGTTGATGCGAGAACAAAATTAGCCGGCTCCAATAAAATGGAGATTCTGCTATTTACACTTGGAACGCGCGAGATTTTCGGGATTAATGTATTTAAGGTTCGAGAAGTATCTCAAACCCCAAAAATAACGAAAACCCCCAATATGCCACATGGCGTAGAAGGGGTACTTTCGCTACGCGGTAATATAATCCCAGTAATTGCATTATCACGCTTTGTATCCACGCAAGAAGTCCCGACAGGGGATACAACAGGGACGATGATCGTCACTGAGTTTTCAAAACATACCCAAGCATTTCTAGTTCATGATGTAGACCGGATCATTCGTGTCGACTGGGATAAAGTCAGAGCCCCTGAAACAATGCTAGCGGGCAATCAAGCGTTAATTACCGCCATTACCGAATTGCCAGATGGAAAACTAGTTTCTATTTTGGATGTTGAGCAAATCCTTGCTACGGTGATTGGAGAGCCCGTTGTTCCAGATTTACCTAAACCGCAGATTAATCCCGACACATTTATGTTCTTCGTAGACGACTCTTTGGTTGCGCGCAAAGAAATTGTCAGCGTGCTGGACAAAGTCGGTGTTAAATATCACCAAGCAAACAATGGTAAAGAAGCGTGGGATAAACTGCAAAACCTCGCAAACCGCGCCGTTCACGATGGCGAATACCTTAAAGACAAGCTCAAACTCATTTTGGTTGATGCAGAAATGCCGGAGATGGATGGATATGTGCTAACAAAACATATCAAGTCTGATCACCGCTTCCAAGGTATTCCAGTTGTGATGCACTCATCATTATCGTCCAATGCAAATCGTGCTATGGGCGCAAGCGTCGGTGTTGACGCTTATGTAGCAAAATTTGATCCATTCATATTGGCAGATACCTTAGCGCCTTTATTGGCTAGCTGA
- the cheY gene encoding chemotaxis response regulator CheY, with protein sequence MADQNMRFLVVDDFSTMRRIVRNLLKELGFTNVDEAEDGQVALHKLKNGQFEFVVTDWNMPNMTGIELLKAIRADAQLKHLPVLMVTAEAKKENIIEAATAGASGYVVKPFTAATLDEKLKKIFANMGK encoded by the coding sequence ATGGCAGATCAGAACATGCGTTTTCTCGTGGTAGACGATTTCTCTACCATGCGTCGCATTGTCCGAAATCTTCTTAAGGAACTCGGATTTACCAATGTAGATGAGGCCGAAGACGGCCAGGTCGCGCTTCATAAGCTCAAAAATGGACAATTTGAATTTGTGGTAACCGATTGGAATATGCCCAATATGACTGGAATTGAATTGCTTAAGGCAATTCGTGCTGATGCACAATTAAAACATCTGCCAGTACTGATGGTTACAGCCGAAGCAAAAAAAGAAAACATCATTGAAGCAGCAACTGCAGGGGCAAGCGGTTATGTAGTGAAGCCTTTTACAGCGGCAACACTAGATGAAAAGTTGAAAAAAATCTTTGCCAATATGGGCAAATAA
- the cheZ gene encoding protein phosphatase CheZ yields the protein MSDPALQGGDSVDLEALFDSIVQANQQDQSDNNASQVDTINSAGPQQQSEMVEPAKSMFSHIGHLTRKLHDTLRELGLDKSLETAASSIPDARDRLSYVATMTEQAAERTLNALDVAKPLQDSITDQSTALAKEWDRFYAKQMSVDEFKVLVEKTRAHLHTTVSQSEQVSNQMLEIMMAQDFQDLTGQVIKKVLAMAKEMESHLLDFLLMFSPNAGKTEDTGLLNGPVVKSEGRTDVVTNQEQVDDLLESLGF from the coding sequence GTGAGTGATCCAGCATTGCAAGGCGGTGATTCCGTAGATCTCGAAGCGTTATTTGACAGTATTGTTCAAGCCAACCAACAAGATCAATCGGACAACAATGCTAGCCAAGTAGACACGATTAATTCAGCAGGACCGCAGCAACAATCTGAAATGGTTGAGCCTGCGAAATCTATGTTTTCGCACATCGGGCATCTAACTAGAAAGCTGCATGATACTTTACGCGAACTAGGTCTGGATAAATCACTTGAAACGGCCGCTAGCTCAATTCCTGATGCACGTGACAGACTGTCTTACGTAGCAACGATGACAGAACAAGCCGCTGAACGTACGTTGAATGCACTTGATGTTGCCAAACCATTACAAGACAGTATTACAGACCAATCGACAGCACTGGCAAAAGAATGGGATCGCTTTTATGCCAAACAAATGTCTGTTGACGAATTTAAAGTTCTCGTAGAAAAAACAAGAGCACATTTGCACACGACTGTTTCGCAATCCGAACAAGTTAGCAATCAGATGCTTGAAATTATGATGGCGCAAGATTTTCAAGACTTAACCGGCCAAGTTATTAAAAAAGTACTAGCAATGGCAAAAGAAATGGAATCCCATTTGCTAGACTTTTTGCTAATGTTTAGCCCGAATGCCGGTAAAACCGAAGATACAGGCCTGCTTAATGGCCCTGTTGTTAAATCTGAAGGTCGTACTGACGTAGTAACAAATCAAGAACAAGTTGACGACCTACTAGAAAGCCTCGGCTTCTAA
- a CDS encoding chemotaxis protein CheA gives MSDFAGMEDLLQDFLTESSELLSEVDNKLVELEKRPDDKALLNDIFRGFHTIKGGAGFLNVDAMVSLCHRTENLFDKLRNGELQLNPEIMDEILAATGVVREMFGAMAQSRLPSPVDPALLQALDDVLEGRPASTQHSTPSNATHDEAINDTVKAAQQEAATNNTSTEHDWQQLYNVLLDEQPTIEIETGIIESTATRIDPIPAIVPAPIAEPMLALKPAAASTPAPQQRPQQASTQQLATQETTIRIDTVRLDQVLNLSGEIGLTKNRLTTLRTDIMSGKMDTVTLKALDEAIGQLDLLVGDLQNAVMKTRMQPIGRLFQKYPRLARDLARQMGKDVELIISGEETELDKTMLEDLNDPLVHLVRNAVDHGVETTEERIASGKPAKAVVELSATQVGDHIRIEITDDGRGMRPDVIRRKALEKGLIDIETANSLDDKQSLQLIFLPGFSTKDQISSVSGRGVGMDVVKTNIQKLNGRVDIQSVVGDGSRFTISLPLTLAILPVLVVKVCDQPFAVPLAMVREIITIRQEQVQEVSGRATIVVRDEILSVRSLANLIGWQEVQIPQFGVLMQSAEHSFILAVDSFIGRDDVVIKPLQHIRPKGIAGATLSGDGSIVLVLDMEDLLASANADHSAIKTSRFAQELL, from the coding sequence ATGAGTGATTTCGCTGGCATGGAAGACCTGCTGCAAGACTTTCTAACCGAGTCATCCGAACTGCTATCTGAAGTTGACAATAAACTGGTTGAGCTTGAGAAACGTCCGGACGACAAGGCCTTACTAAATGATATTTTCCGCGGGTTTCACACCATCAAAGGTGGCGCTGGGTTTCTAAATGTTGATGCCATGGTGAGTTTGTGCCATCGGACCGAGAACCTGTTTGACAAATTGCGTAATGGCGAGCTGCAGCTAAATCCAGAGATTATGGATGAAATCCTTGCGGCAACAGGAGTGGTTCGCGAGATGTTTGGTGCCATGGCACAATCACGACTCCCCTCCCCTGTTGACCCTGCGCTACTGCAGGCTCTTGATGATGTACTGGAGGGACGCCCAGCGTCGACTCAGCATTCAACACCTAGTAATGCGACCCATGACGAAGCAATTAATGATACTGTTAAAGCAGCCCAACAAGAGGCTGCCACTAACAACACATCGACTGAGCATGATTGGCAACAACTTTACAATGTTTTGCTGGATGAGCAACCAACCATAGAAATAGAGACTGGAATTATTGAGTCCACAGCAACACGAATTGATCCTATACCTGCAATCGTGCCCGCGCCAATTGCAGAGCCGATGCTAGCATTGAAGCCTGCGGCAGCCTCTACCCCAGCCCCGCAACAACGCCCACAGCAAGCAAGCACTCAACAATTGGCCACACAAGAGACGACAATTCGTATTGATACGGTTCGCCTTGACCAAGTTCTGAACCTATCTGGTGAAATTGGGCTAACAAAAAATCGTCTTACTACATTACGCACTGACATCATGTCGGGCAAGATGGATACAGTAACGCTAAAAGCATTAGATGAAGCGATTGGTCAATTGGATTTGCTCGTTGGTGACTTGCAAAATGCCGTGATGAAAACACGGATGCAACCAATTGGCCGCCTCTTTCAAAAATATCCACGCTTGGCTCGTGATCTGGCACGCCAAATGGGTAAGGATGTTGAACTAATCATTTCAGGTGAAGAAACCGAGCTTGATAAAACCATGCTAGAGGATCTTAATGACCCTCTAGTTCACTTGGTGCGCAATGCAGTAGACCATGGGGTGGAAACAACTGAGGAACGAATTGCCTCAGGTAAACCAGCGAAGGCGGTTGTGGAATTATCTGCGACCCAAGTTGGCGATCATATTCGCATCGAGATTACAGACGATGGACGCGGCATGCGCCCCGACGTTATTCGTCGTAAAGCGCTTGAAAAAGGCCTCATTGATATTGAAACGGCAAATAGCTTAGATGATAAGCAATCATTGCAACTAATTTTCCTGCCTGGATTCTCAACAAAAGATCAGATATCAAGTGTTTCTGGCCGTGGCGTCGGTATGGATGTGGTGAAAACTAACATCCAGAAACTAAATGGGCGCGTAGACATTCAATCCGTTGTCGGTGATGGATCCCGCTTTACAATTTCACTACCACTAACATTGGCAATCTTGCCGGTGCTTGTCGTAAAAGTCTGTGATCAACCATTTGCAGTGCCTTTGGCTATGGTCCGTGAAATTATTACGATCAGGCAAGAGCAAGTACAAGAAGTTTCGGGTCGTGCCACAATTGTGGTGCGTGATGAAATATTATCGGTACGTTCACTGGCAAATCTAATCGGCTGGCAAGAGGTTCAAATTCCGCAATTTGGCGTTCTGATGCAATCGGCTGAGCACTCATTCATTCTGGCGGTTGATAGCTTTATTGGCCGTGATGATGTTGTGATCAAACCGCTACAGCACATCAGGCCCAAAGGGATTGCCGGAGCCACGCTCTCTGGCGATGGTTCAATTGTCCTAGTATTGGATATGGAAGACCTACTCGCCTCAGCTAATGCTGACCATTCGGCAATTAAAACATCGAGGTTTGCGCAAGAACTTCTGTAG
- a CDS encoding EAL and HDOD domain-containing protein, with protein sequence MTQEHAFIGRQPILNRQQQIIGYELLFRLNQEAVTADFSSDMQAGTNVLVNTISNMGTDWLVGDKIAFINVAESMLESNFLELLQPQRVVLEIVETTQTSPELLTRLADLRTQGFGIALDDFVLTPQTAPMIEFANYVKLDIQQLGMAQVPTISKELRKYPLLQVAEKVETKEEFKQCLDIGMDCFQGYYFAHPVTLSAKVINPGYANILNLLNMLRNNAEIRDIENALKRDVALSFKLLRYINSAGFGLSCEIQSFRHAVTILGYQKLYRWLTLLLVTAGAETGSPPALLKTAVTRGRLVELLGAHLLDGQDKDNLFIVGMFSLLDVLLDMPMDTILETLILPETVSDALLTRTGIYGPFLELAEACEDPEMAEVPRLCEQLQITPDMLNKAHVQALNWVEELGV encoded by the coding sequence ATGACGCAAGAACATGCATTTATTGGCCGTCAGCCGATTTTGAATCGGCAACAGCAGATTATTGGTTATGAATTGCTATTCCGCCTAAATCAAGAGGCGGTGACGGCAGACTTTTCCAGCGATATGCAAGCTGGCACCAATGTATTGGTTAATACCATTTCCAATATGGGGACGGATTGGCTAGTAGGGGACAAAATTGCATTTATTAACGTTGCTGAATCCATGCTCGAAAGTAACTTTCTCGAGCTACTTCAACCGCAACGAGTAGTGCTAGAAATTGTAGAAACCACGCAAACTTCACCAGAATTACTAACTCGATTGGCTGATCTGCGGACGCAAGGTTTTGGCATTGCCCTGGACGATTTTGTACTTACTCCACAAACAGCTCCAATGATCGAGTTTGCTAACTATGTGAAACTTGATATCCAGCAATTAGGGATGGCACAAGTACCCACCATCTCAAAAGAGCTACGCAAATATCCTTTACTGCAAGTAGCAGAGAAAGTCGAAACCAAAGAAGAATTCAAACAATGCCTCGACATTGGAATGGATTGCTTTCAAGGCTACTACTTCGCTCATCCGGTTACACTGTCAGCAAAAGTCATCAATCCAGGTTATGCAAATATTCTGAATCTGCTGAATATGCTGCGCAATAACGCCGAAATCCGCGATATTGAAAATGCACTGAAACGCGATGTAGCTCTATCATTCAAGCTTCTTCGCTACATTAATTCGGCTGGCTTCGGGCTGTCATGTGAAATACAGTCATTCCGCCACGCGGTTACTATTCTGGGCTACCAAAAACTTTACCGTTGGCTCACTCTGCTATTAGTAACTGCAGGAGCAGAAACAGGTTCACCGCCAGCACTGCTCAAAACTGCAGTTACTCGCGGGCGTTTAGTTGAGCTATTGGGCGCGCACTTGCTTGATGGTCAGGACAAAGACAACCTGTTCATTGTTGGCATGTTCTCGCTCTTGGATGTCTTACTAGACATGCCAATGGATACCATTCTGGAGACTTTGATCTTACCGGAAACCGTAAGTGATGCTTTATTAACTAGAACTGGAATCTATGGTCCATTCCTAGAGCTCGCTGAGGCATGTGAGGATCCTGAAATGGCTGAGGTACCACGGTTATGTGAACAACTGCAAATCACCCCAGACATGCTTAATAAAGCACACGTGCAGGCACTAAACTGGGTTGAAGAACTTGGTGTTTAG